The DNA window TACTTCTCGAAGTATGTACCCATCACCTTCGAAAACCTTTGTTCCCCTTTCGACGTGTTCTCGTCGAACACGATCTCCGGCGGCCTGAGATTCACCATGAGATAGTAGTGTTTGCTGTCTTTCTCGTCGCGGAGGGTAGTGAATCCTATCCCATCTTTGTAAATGTTCATATGGTCGGCTTTCAGCCTCAGATAGATATCGTGGAGCAACATCTTGTTTTTGTCATAGAGGGCATTCAGCCGTGACTCGTTGTAGGAGGTCTTTATACTCTCCTGCTCGGTTTTCGCCATATGTACGGGTCCCACGGCGCACGAAAAAAGAAAAAGCACAGCCAGAATAATAATGCATCTTCTCATAGTCATTCTCCTTTCTTTAGTATTTCCGCTATCTGGGTTAGCTCAGCCCTGATCTCGTCGATGAGACTCCGGTGCCCCGTCAGATATTTTTTAGCTCCGTCGATGGTGAACCGTTTTTCATATAGAAGTTTCTTGATAGCTATTATAGTGTCGAGATCTTTTCTTTTGTACAACCGCTGTCCAGCGGAGCTTTTTACTGGTTTTATATCCTTGAATTCTTGCTCCCAGTATCGAAGCACATGAGGTTTCAAACCAGTTATGGCGCAGACTTCCTTGATCCGATAAAACATCCTGTCATGGATATTCTCAGTCATTTTCTGTTTTTGTGGTTTATTTCATCCTTCAATACTTGGCTCAGCCTGAAATTCAACACTTTGCGCTCGGAAATCTCAATCTCTTCCCCTGTCTGCGGATTCCTCCCTCTACGGGCCTTCTTCTCTTTTACGATAAAATTGCCGAAACCAGAAATTTTTACATTTTCTCCTTGGGCAAGGGTTTTTTTGATAGACTCGAAGAACGAATCGACTATATTTGCACATTCCCGTCTTGAAAAGCCGAGTTTTTCATACAGATTCGTCACTATTTCCAGTTTTGTCATGCATCCTCCTTAGGTTCTCAACGTTACGCCTTTTATATTTGTGAGTTCCTTAATGATAGTCTCCTGCAAATTGTTTACCGTCTCATCCTTCAGCGTATCTTCATAAGATTGGAACACTACTCTGAGGGCGATGCTCCTCGTCTCTTTCCTGAACATATCAAATACTCCCACATCGCGGATGAGAGGCGATACGTCTCTGATGATCCCCATGAGACTCGTTACCGGAACAGCATCCTCCACGTAGAACGAGAAATCCCTTGTTGCCTGAGGATAGCGCGGTATCGGTTTGCATTGTACTTTCAGTGCGCCTCTTTCAAGAAGTATATCAAATCTCAGTTCAGCGCAATAAACTTTTTGTTCGATGTCGTAAGACTTGAGCACGTCGTCTTGCAATTCCCCGATCCAACCCGCTTTCACGCCGCCTTCAAGGATCACGTCTCCTGCACGGCTCACGTTGAGGAAGGGCTCATTGCTCCTCTCAAGGGAAAATACAACACCGAAACGCTCCATGAAACCTTCCAGAACACCTTTAATATCGAAGAAATCATATTCCGGCACCGGCTCCCTCCAGAAATACTCCCGCTCCTTGCCCGTCATCAGGAAGGCGACCGAGGAGTATTCATGGGGTAGTTCGTTTTCGTTGTCCGGAATAAATACCTTGCCCATTTCGAAGAACCTCAAATTCTTCCGACCTCTGTTGATGTTATATGAAACGGCCCGCAAAATCCCCGGGGTCATAATGGTTCGCATGATCGCATAGTCTTTTGCCAAGGGGTTCATTATGGTTACAAAGGAGGACCTTTCGTCTTCGGTCGGGAGGAGTAAGCTCTCCACATCGTTGACGCCGCAAAAACTGAAATTCAGGAGTTCGAAAAAACCCGCCGAAATAAGGTAATCCTTCGCCGCTGCCACGGGAGTATCCCGTTCAGTCCGCTTCTGAGGCTGCACCGTGATCACTGGCATGGTCGCCGGTATGTTATCATAACCGTGCATGCGCGCCACTTCTTCAATGAGGTCCATATACTCGACGATATCGTGTCTGAATGGCGGAATGGAAAGCGTCGCCTTTCCGTCCTCTTCTGTAGTGACGAAGATATCGATGGATTGGAGGGAGCTGACCACTTCCTCCTGTTTTATCGGTATCCCTATAATCTCGTTGATCTTGGAGAAGCTCACGGAGATTGTCCTTTTCTCCGCTCTCTCGTATATCTCCTGTTTCCCTCTTACAACCGTGCCACCCGAGATAGTGTTCATAAGATAGATCGCCCTCTCAGCGGCAAAGCCTGTGTTATCAATATCGATGCCCTTTTCGAACCTGAGGGACGCTTCCGAGCGTATCCCCAATCGTCTCGCCGTCTTCCGTATATGCATGGGATTAAAAAAAGCACTTTCCAGCGCTACATTTTTCGTATCCTCGCTGATCTCGGAATTTTCTCCGCCCATAATACCCGCCACTGCAACAGGGCCGTCGCCGTCGCAAATAAGAATATCCCCCGTGGCAAGACTGCGGTCTTGTCCGTCAAGGGTTCTGAACTTCATCGCTCTGTCCGCAACCTTTACCTCAATCTTCCTGCCTCGTATTTTCTCATAGTCAAAAGAATGGAGTGGTTGGCCGAGCTCCATCATGATGTAATTGGTCACATCGACAATGGAGTTTATGGGTCTCATCCCGGACTTCAGTATCCTGTGCCTCATCCAGAAAGGTGAGGGCACAATGGAGATACCGTTAATCATGCGGAGCACGTACCTGGGGCATGAGGCAGTGTCGAATATTTCGAGGGATATATAATCCTTTACGTTTCCCTCTCCCGGAGCAAGTTTGAAGTCGGGAAGTTTCGCCTTCTGCTTCAGTATGCTACCCACTTCCCTCGCAATTCCGTACATTGAAAGGCAATCGCCCCGGTTCGGTGGCACGTTGATGTCATAGACTACATCCCTCATACCCGGTACATCAGCAAGCATCGTCCCCACGACAAACTCTTCGGGAAGAATAAATATACCGGTATGGTCGTCCGATATTCCGAGTTCCTTCTCAGAGCATAGCATCCCCAGAGACTCGACGCCTCTTACAGGCCTTTTCTCAATCACAAAACCGCCTTCAAGCGTCGCGCCCACCTTTGCCAGGGGCACCTTGTCTCCTACGGCAATATTCGTAGCGCCACAGACGATAAGGAGCGCTTCGGATCCAGTATCCACTTTGCACAACGAGAGTTTGTCTGCTTTCGGGTGTTTCTCAATCTCGACAATCCGGCCTATCACCACATCATCAAAGGAAGGTTCAATGTTCTCAACTGATTCAACTTCAAGCCCTCTCATGGTAAGGTTCGACGCCAATTCGTGGGGTTCCATCTCAATTACCACGAACTCTTTCAACCACTCAAATGGGATTCTCACGATAGTACCTCAGAACTGGCTAAGAAATCTTGTATCGCTATAGTAAAACTGCCTTATATCATCTATTCCGTATTTGAGCATGGCGATCCTTTCGACACCCATGCCGAAGGCAAACCCACTCACCTCTTCTGGATCATATCCCACGCCGCGCAACACCTCCGGATGCACTATGCCAGATCCGAGGATCTCAAGCCAACCCGTCTCCTTGCAAAGCCGGCAACCTTCCCCCATGCATATGACACACC is part of the Syntrophobacterales bacterium genome and encodes:
- a CDS encoding MerR family transcriptional regulator, coding for MTENIHDRMFYRIKEVCAITGLKPHVLRYWEQEFKDIKPVKSSAGQRLYKRKDLDTIIAIKKLLYEKRFTIDGAKKYLTGHRSLIDEIRAELTQIAEILKKGE
- a CDS encoding integration host factor subunit alpha, which encodes MTKLEIVTNLYEKLGFSRRECANIVDSFFESIKKTLAQGENVKISGFGNFIVKEKKARRGRNPQTGEEIEISERKVLNFRLSQVLKDEINHKNRK
- the pheT gene encoding phenylalanine--tRNA ligase subunit beta, with the protein product MRIPFEWLKEFVVIEMEPHELASNLTMRGLEVESVENIEPSFDDVVIGRIVEIEKHPKADKLSLCKVDTGSEALLIVCGATNIAVGDKVPLAKVGATLEGGFVIEKRPVRGVESLGMLCSEKELGISDDHTGIFILPEEFVVGTMLADVPGMRDVVYDINVPPNRGDCLSMYGIAREVGSILKQKAKLPDFKLAPGEGNVKDYISLEIFDTASCPRYVLRMINGISIVPSPFWMRHRILKSGMRPINSIVDVTNYIMMELGQPLHSFDYEKIRGRKIEVKVADRAMKFRTLDGQDRSLATGDILICDGDGPVAVAGIMGGENSEISEDTKNVALESAFFNPMHIRKTARRLGIRSEASLRFEKGIDIDNTGFAAERAIYLMNTISGGTVVRGKQEIYERAEKRTISVSFSKINEIIGIPIKQEEVVSSLQSIDIFVTTEEDGKATLSIPPFRHDIVEYMDLIEEVARMHGYDNIPATMPVITVQPQKRTERDTPVAAAKDYLISAGFFELLNFSFCGVNDVESLLLPTEDERSSFVTIMNPLAKDYAIMRTIMTPGILRAVSYNINRGRKNLRFFEMGKVFIPDNENELPHEYSSVAFLMTGKEREYFWREPVPEYDFFDIKGVLEGFMERFGVVFSLERSNEPFLNVSRAGDVILEGGVKAGWIGELQDDVLKSYDIEQKVYCAELRFDILLERGALKVQCKPIPRYPQATRDFSFYVEDAVPVTSLMGIIRDVSPLIRDVGVFDMFRKETRSIALRVVFQSYEDTLKDETVNNLQETIIKELTNIKGVTLRT